From the Halorhabdus utahensis DSM 12940 genome, one window contains:
- a CDS encoding PrkA family serine protein kinase, producing MSPERTDRGGTDRAGRDADSYVAAADRQLAETYEPPMSLESYVETILEEPHLAAGASTYLLDAIEAAGTRTVVEEGEERERYRFFDDPHNDGEHAILGNTDVLNGLVEDLRTIAARRGKAEKIIWLAGPTATGKSELKRCLINGLRAYSRTEEGRRYTVEWNASGADSTGSGLTYGDVPESDEEDWLESPVQTHPLAAFPREVRADLVADLNDRLGDHPDVTVETDLDPFSREAYEYLEEQYRRDGVDGLFSAVTDPRHLRVKNYVVDVGQGIGVLHAEDEGTPKERLVGSWMGGMLRELNSRGRKNPQAFSYDGVLSQGNGVLTVVEDAAQHADLLRKLLNVPDERSVKLDRGIEMDVDTQLLIISNPDLEAQLDQHAERGGSDPLKALKRRLDKHRFAYLTTLSLEAELLHRELTGETAVWTAGTYDELAERIREPVHVEVREAEGTTAVELAPHTIEGAALYDVVSRLSKTDLPDALDLVDKALLFDQGYLEEGNERVDADEFDFEDHAGDGERGIPVTFTRDVIADLLYADRERHHPDLDVESVLMPRDVLAAMAEGLSEAPVFGESEVETFEERVNQVRTHISTRQEADVLGAMLKEKRVERETVAEYVEAVYAWATDGRVENDRGEEVPPDPLTMRVFEVEHLGRFDESHYDGDEPGEAVRAFRNDKIVTAINRHAWESRDEGFAVEEFDPESIPVIESILGSHDWEAVRRTFEDFDPHQWADPPAGTETERVKERTIDVLVGDYGYSPASAELTSRYVLEEVAHRWD from the coding sequence ATGAGTCCCGAACGCACCGATCGAGGGGGAACCGACCGGGCTGGCCGGGACGCCGACAGCTACGTCGCCGCCGCCGACCGCCAGCTGGCCGAGACCTACGAGCCCCCGATGAGTCTCGAATCCTACGTCGAGACGATCCTCGAAGAGCCCCACTTGGCCGCGGGCGCGAGCACGTATCTCCTCGACGCGATCGAGGCCGCCGGGACCCGGACCGTCGTCGAGGAGGGCGAGGAGCGCGAGCGATACCGCTTCTTCGACGACCCGCACAACGACGGCGAACACGCCATTCTGGGCAACACGGACGTACTCAACGGATTAGTCGAGGACCTGCGGACGATCGCCGCCCGCCGCGGGAAGGCCGAGAAGATAATCTGGCTGGCCGGCCCGACCGCGACCGGCAAGTCCGAACTCAAACGGTGTCTGATCAATGGCCTACGAGCCTACTCCCGGACGGAAGAAGGCCGACGCTACACCGTCGAGTGGAACGCCTCTGGTGCCGACAGTACCGGGAGCGGACTCACCTACGGCGACGTGCCCGAGAGCGACGAGGAGGACTGGCTGGAGAGCCCGGTCCAGACCCACCCCCTCGCCGCCTTCCCGCGGGAGGTCCGCGCCGACCTCGTCGCCGACCTCAACGACCGGCTCGGCGACCACCCGGACGTGACCGTTGAGACCGACCTCGATCCGTTCTCGCGGGAGGCCTACGAGTACTTGGAAGAGCAGTACCGCCGGGACGGCGTGGACGGGCTATTCTCGGCCGTGACCGACCCGCGCCATCTCCGCGTGAAGAACTACGTCGTCGACGTCGGGCAGGGCATCGGCGTCCTGCACGCCGAGGACGAGGGCACGCCCAAGGAACGGCTGGTCGGCTCCTGGATGGGCGGCATGCTCCGGGAGCTGAACTCCCGGGGGCGGAAGAACCCCCAGGCCTTTTCCTACGACGGCGTCCTCAGCCAGGGCAACGGCGTGCTCACGGTCGTCGAGGACGCCGCCCAGCACGCCGACCTCCTGCGGAAACTGCTGAACGTCCCCGACGAGCGCTCGGTGAAACTCGACCGCGGCATCGAGATGGACGTCGACACCCAGCTGTTGATTATCTCGAATCCCGACCTCGAGGCCCAGCTCGACCAGCACGCCGAACGCGGCGGTTCGGACCCGCTGAAGGCCTTGAAGCGCCGCCTGGACAAACACCGCTTCGCCTACCTCACGACGCTCTCGCTGGAGGCCGAACTCCTCCATCGGGAGCTGACCGGCGAGACGGCCGTCTGGACCGCTGGCACCTACGATGAACTCGCCGAGCGCATTCGTGAACCGGTACATGTCGAGGTCCGTGAGGCCGAAGGCACGACTGCAGTCGAGCTTGCGCCCCACACGATCGAGGGGGCGGCACTGTACGACGTCGTCTCGCGACTCTCGAAGACGGATCTCCCCGACGCACTCGACCTGGTCGACAAGGCGCTACTCTTCGACCAGGGCTATCTGGAGGAGGGAAACGAACGGGTCGACGCCGACGAGTTCGACTTCGAAGATCACGCTGGCGACGGCGAACGCGGTATCCCCGTCACCTTCACCCGGGACGTGATCGCCGACCTGCTGTACGCCGACCGCGAGCGTCATCACCCTGATCTGGATGTGGAGTCGGTACTCATGCCCCGGGACGTGCTGGCGGCGATGGCTGAAGGGCTATCCGAAGCCCCCGTCTTCGGCGAGAGCGAGGTCGAGACGTTCGAGGAGCGGGTCAACCAGGTCCGGACGCACATCTCCACTCGTCAGGAGGCGGATGTCCTCGGGGCGATGCTCAAGGAGAAGCGTGTCGAACGCGAGACCGTCGCCGAGTACGTCGAAGCCGTCTACGCGTGGGCGACCGACGGCCGCGTCGAGAACGACCGCGGCGAGGAGGTGCCCCCGGATCCCCTGACGATGCGGGTCTTCGAGGTCGAACACCTCGGGCGCTTCGACGAGAGTCACTACGACGGCGACGAACCCGGCGAGGCCGTCCGCGCATTCAGGAACGACAAGATCGTGACGGCGATCAACCGCCACGCCTGGGAGTCCCGCGACGAGGGCTTCGCCGTCGAGGAGTTCGACCCCGAGTCGATCCCGGTCATCGAGTCGATCCTCGGCAGTCACGACTGGGAGGCCGTCCGGCGCACCTTCGAGGACTTCGATCCCCACCAGTGGGCCGACCCGCCGGCGGGCACCGAGACCGAGCGCGTCAAGGAGCGGACGATCGACGTGCTGGTCGGAGATTACGGCTACAGCCCCGCCTCGGCGGAGTTGACCAGCCGGTACGTCTTGGAGGAGGTGGCCCACAGATGGGACTGA
- a CDS encoding PrkA family serine protein kinase, with protein sequence MNGTRNTLETLNEHYRDSIPADLRETRSFQWYLDELQASPKIARNAHQRVADMFDHYGTEYDEDEGVVEYALAATDPLDEGENTFYGRVIHEAIHEFVNKVKSGSRGLGPEKRIKLLLGPVGSGKSDFDRQVRRYFEDYTIRDAGRMYTFRWTNLRDVIPDQDPDDDTVRSPMNQDPLVLLPQEQRDRVLEDLNEALEAPYTIRNEQSPDPASEFYMDRLLAHYDDDLQSVLENHVEIIRLVADENMRQAIETFEPKDKKNQDETELTGDVNYSKIAVYGESDPRAFDYSGAFCNANRGIFSGEELLKLQREFLYDFLHATQEQTIKPRNNPRIDIDQVIVGRTNMPEYREKKGDEKMEAFNDRTKRIDFPYVLSYGDEAMIYRKMLRNADLPDIHVEPHTLEMAGLFGVLTRIEEPDESSVSILQKAKAYNGENEEAEDVDLKKLREEAAESADIGEGMDGVSPRFIGDEIAEAIMDSMHRDRDFLSPLTAFNHFEANLEHHGSIPAERFETYYRYLELTREEYRDRAIDDVRHALAYDVEEIQRQGEKYMDHVMAYIDDDTVEDELTGREAEPDEQFLRSVEEHLDIPEDRKDDFRQEVSNWVSRRAREGDTFSPQDNERLRRALERKLWEDKKHNINFSALVASSEMDDDDRNAWIEALLEQGYSRDGAVEVLEFAGAEVAKTELEE encoded by the coding sequence ATGAATGGCACCAGAAACACCCTCGAAACGCTCAACGAACACTATCGGGATTCGATCCCGGCCGACCTGCGGGAAACCCGTTCGTTCCAGTGGTATCTGGACGAACTCCAGGCATCACCCAAGATCGCCCGCAACGCACACCAGCGGGTCGCGGACATGTTCGACCATTACGGGACGGAGTACGACGAGGACGAGGGCGTCGTCGAGTATGCACTCGCCGCGACAGACCCGCTCGACGAGGGCGAAAACACCTTCTACGGCCGGGTGATCCACGAAGCGATCCACGAGTTCGTCAACAAGGTCAAGAGTGGCTCGCGGGGACTCGGCCCCGAGAAACGGATCAAACTCCTGTTGGGTCCTGTTGGGTCCGGCAAATCCGACTTCGACCGACAGGTTCGGCGGTACTTCGAGGATTATACCATACGGGACGCCGGCCGGATGTACACCTTCCGGTGGACGAACCTCCGGGACGTCATCCCCGACCAGGATCCTGACGACGATACCGTGCGATCGCCGATGAATCAGGACCCACTGGTCCTGTTGCCCCAGGAACAGCGCGACCGGGTTCTCGAGGATCTCAACGAAGCCCTGGAGGCACCGTATACGATCCGTAACGAGCAGTCTCCCGATCCCGCCAGTGAGTTCTACATGGATCGACTGCTCGCCCACTACGACGATGACCTCCAGTCTGTCCTTGAAAACCACGTCGAGATCATCCGGCTGGTCGCAGACGAGAACATGCGCCAGGCGATCGAGACGTTCGAGCCCAAGGACAAGAAAAACCAGGACGAGACGGAACTCACTGGCGACGTCAACTACAGCAAGATCGCCGTCTATGGCGAGAGCGATCCGCGCGCGTTCGACTACTCCGGGGCGTTCTGTAACGCCAATCGCGGCATCTTCTCCGGGGAGGAGCTCCTCAAGCTTCAACGGGAGTTCCTCTATGACTTCCTCCATGCGACCCAGGAGCAGACGATCAAACCCCGCAACAACCCGCGGATCGACATCGATCAGGTGATCGTCGGCCGGACGAACATGCCCGAGTACCGCGAGAAGAAGGGCGACGAGAAGATGGAGGCGTTCAACGACCGGACCAAGCGCATCGACTTCCCGTACGTGCTCTCCTACGGGGACGAGGCGATGATCTACCGGAAGATGCTCCGGAACGCCGACCTGCCGGACATCCACGTCGAACCCCACACCCTGGAGATGGCCGGCCTGTTCGGCGTGCTCACCCGTATCGAGGAACCCGACGAGTCGTCCGTCTCGATCCTCCAGAAGGCCAAAGCCTACAACGGCGAGAATGAGGAGGCCGAGGATGTCGACCTCAAGAAACTCCGGGAGGAGGCCGCCGAGTCGGCGGACATCGGCGAGGGCATGGACGGCGTCTCGCCACGGTTCATCGGCGACGAGATCGCCGAGGCGATCATGGACTCGATGCACCGCGATCGGGACTTCCTCTCGCCGTTGACGGCGTTCAACCACTTCGAGGCCAACCTCGAACATCACGGGTCGATCCCCGCCGAGCGCTTCGAGACCTACTACCGCTACCTCGAACTCACCCGCGAGGAGTACCGCGACCGGGCGATCGACGACGTGCGCCACGCGCTCGCCTACGATGTCGAGGAGATCCAGCGCCAGGGCGAGAAGTACATGGACCACGTCATGGCCTACATCGACGACGACACCGTCGAGGACGAACTCACCGGCCGGGAGGCCGAACCCGACGAGCAGTTCCTCCGCAGCGTCGAGGAGCATCTCGACATCCCCGAGGACCGCAAGGACGACTTCCGCCAGGAAGTCTCGAACTGGGTTTCCCGACGGGCGCGCGAGGGCGACACCTTCAGCCCGCAGGACAACGAACGGCTTCGTCGGGCCCTCGAACGAAAGCTCTGGGAAGACAAGAAACACAACATCAACTTCTCCGCGCTGGTCGCCAGTTCGGAGATGGACGACGACGACCGAAACGCCTGGATCGAGGCCCTGCTCGAACAGGGCTACTCCCGGGACGGTGCCGTCGAAGTCCTGGAGTTCGCGGGCGCGGAGGTCGCCAAGACCGAACTCGAAGAATGA
- a CDS encoding DUF5820 family protein encodes MTIAELPTGWEVWSEEATRLVLVYRPDIFDTETFPAPCLPTLYVTKGTRDRRPGRPDPDVDDPWHVTLYLEPEVEGENDAFDDRDEALSGALELARAFDAGELDYRSWYQVPRAAYLDRLDELTGRGT; translated from the coding sequence GTGACCATTGCAGAGCTACCGACCGGGTGGGAGGTCTGGAGCGAAGAAGCAACCAGACTCGTCCTCGTCTATCGACCCGACATCTTCGACACCGAAACGTTTCCTGCCCCGTGTCTGCCGACGCTGTACGTGACAAAAGGGACTCGCGACCGTCGCCCTGGTCGTCCGGATCCCGACGTGGACGATCCATGGCACGTGACGCTCTATCTCGAACCCGAGGTCGAGGGTGAGAATGACGCCTTCGATGATCGGGACGAAGCGCTCTCCGGAGCACTCGAACTCGCGAGGGCGTTCGATGCGGGCGAGCTCGACTATCGCTCCTGGTATCAGGTGCCGCGGGCGGCGTATCTCGATCGTCTCGATGAACTTACCGGTCGAGGGACTTAA
- a CDS encoding UPF0179 family protein: protein MTQITLLGTRLAEPGTEFVYQGESPACDGCPYRDQCLNLDVGRRYHVTSIRDGASTLDCAVHDEGVTAIEVEPAPIQANVTSQSAYAGSKVELEGTCPHEECPSHGLCEPAGADFETPYRIDSVIGDPPHEYCMLDRDLTKVELAPPESE, encoded by the coding sequence ATGACCCAGATAACGCTTCTCGGAACGCGACTCGCCGAACCCGGTACGGAGTTCGTCTATCAAGGTGAGTCTCCCGCCTGCGACGGGTGTCCCTACCGTGACCAGTGTCTCAATCTCGACGTCGGTCGGCGATATCACGTGACGTCCATCCGTGACGGGGCGAGTACCTTGGACTGTGCTGTCCACGACGAGGGCGTCACCGCCATCGAGGTCGAGCCCGCACCGATCCAGGCCAACGTGACGAGTCAGAGTGCATACGCCGGCAGCAAAGTCGAACTCGAGGGGACCTGTCCCCACGAGGAGTGTCCGAGCCACGGTCTCTGTGAGCCGGCCGGGGCCGACTTCGAGACGCCCTACCGGATCGACAGCGTGATCGGCGATCCCCCACACGAGTACTGCATGCTCGACCGCGACCTCACGAAAGTGGAACTCGCACCCCCCGAGTCGGAGTGA
- a CDS encoding isoaspartyl peptidase/L-asparaginase — translation MQVIAHGGAGSSPDDPSSRQAVLDDAAASGLEAETPLDTVVATIAPLESDPAFNAGVGSAVQSDGTIRTDAGVMTDDGEVGAACAMTGVEHAIDAACAVLENTPHVLLAGERAVEFAGAHGIETDADLWTDRTRDRWGATSQPGESVADQLAWLAEHFDGHDTVGAVATDGERIAAGTSTGGRWGALAGRVGDVPQVGAGFYASPAGGASATGAGEDIARDALARAAVDRLEDGQQPQTAAEAAIASFEGSAEGTAGVIVLDTDGNAGAAYNSDAMQTATAGL, via the coding sequence GTGCAAGTGATCGCTCACGGAGGGGCCGGGTCCTCACCCGATGATCCGTCTTCCCGCCAGGCTGTCCTCGACGACGCTGCTGCGAGCGGCCTCGAAGCGGAGACGCCCCTCGACACTGTCGTCGCGACCATCGCTCCGCTCGAATCCGACCCCGCGTTCAACGCTGGCGTCGGAAGTGCCGTACAGAGCGACGGGACAATTCGGACCGACGCGGGCGTGATGACCGACGACGGAGAGGTCGGTGCCGCCTGTGCGATGACCGGCGTCGAACACGCAATCGACGCCGCGTGTGCCGTTCTCGAAAACACACCACACGTGCTCCTGGCCGGGGAGCGAGCCGTCGAGTTCGCTGGGGCTCACGGGATCGAGACCGACGCCGATCTCTGGACGGACCGCACCCGGGATCGGTGGGGAGCGACCTCCCAACCGGGCGAGTCGGTCGCCGACCAACTCGCGTGGCTCGCCGAGCACTTCGACGGCCACGACACCGTTGGCGCGGTGGCGACCGACGGCGAACGGATCGCGGCGGGTACCTCGACCGGCGGGCGCTGGGGTGCACTCGCGGGGCGCGTCGGTGACGTCCCACAGGTCGGGGCCGGCTTCTACGCCTCGCCGGCGGGTGGCGCAAGCGCGACCGGAGCCGGCGAAGACATCGCCCGCGACGCACTCGCACGGGCAGCCGTCGACCGACTGGAAGATGGACAACAACCCCAGACCGCAGCTGAAGCAGCGATAGCTTCGTTCGAAGGATCCGCGGAGGGAACTGCCGGCGTCATCGTCCTGGATACTGACGGCAACGCCGGAGCGGCCTACAACAGTGACGCGATGCAGACAGCAACCGCCGGGTTGTGA
- the carA gene encoding glutamine-hydrolyzing carbamoyl-phosphate synthase small subunit: MTDAYVALEGERVVEARARSPGTARGELVFTTAYTGYEESLTDPSYEEQILTFSYPLIGNYGVREERFESDRVHPRAVVARELTDDVAEWLQTEGRPAVDHIDTRELVTEIRDEGAMKCGIAAGEDATEEDALAELRQCKHMSDHADIGNQVSVSEPVVYNEGGDGPDVALIDCGAKGSIQESLVERDAVVHVLPYDTTPEAVQDLDPDLLFISNGPGDPENFEAAAELVDEYVGDLPLAGICLGQQVVANALGGDTEKMEFGHRGVNQPVRDLRTDQVVMTTQNHGYTVADPGETLEVTQINVNDDTPEGLENDDLNIITRQYHPEANPGPNDSLAFFDDVLALVE, from the coding sequence ATGACGGATGCCTATGTGGCCCTGGAGGGTGAGCGCGTCGTCGAAGCCCGCGCTCGCTCGCCGGGAACGGCCCGTGGCGAACTGGTCTTTACGACTGCCTACACCGGCTACGAGGAGAGCCTGACGGACCCCTCCTACGAGGAACAGATCCTCACCTTCTCGTACCCACTGATCGGGAACTACGGAGTCCGCGAGGAGCGATTCGAGTCCGATCGCGTCCACCCGCGCGCGGTCGTCGCCCGCGAGTTGACCGACGACGTCGCCGAGTGGCTCCAGACTGAGGGGCGGCCCGCCGTCGATCACATCGACACGCGCGAACTCGTGACCGAGATCCGCGACGAGGGCGCGATGAAGTGCGGGATCGCGGCCGGTGAGGATGCCACCGAGGAAGATGCCCTGGCCGAACTCCGGCAGTGCAAGCACATGAGCGACCACGCGGACATCGGGAACCAGGTCAGCGTGAGTGAACCCGTCGTCTACAACGAAGGCGGCGACGGCCCCGATGTCGCGCTGATCGACTGTGGCGCGAAGGGCTCGATCCAGGAGTCACTGGTCGAACGCGATGCGGTCGTCCACGTCCTGCCGTACGACACGACGCCCGAAGCGGTCCAGGATCTGGACCCCGATCTCCTCTTCATTTCGAACGGGCCCGGCGATCCCGAGAACTTCGAGGCCGCGGCCGAACTCGTCGACGAATACGTCGGGGATCTCCCGCTGGCTGGTATCTGTCTCGGCCAGCAGGTCGTCGCGAACGCCCTCGGTGGCGACACCGAGAAGATGGAGTTCGGCCACCGCGGCGTCAATCAACCGGTCCGCGATCTCCGGACCGACCAGGTCGTGATGACGACCCAGAACCACGGCTACACGGTGGCCGATCCCGGCGAGACGCTCGAGGTGACCCAGATCAACGTCAATGACGACACGCCGGAAGGCTTAGAAAACGACGACCTGAACATCATCACCCGCCAGTACCACCCCGAGGCGAATCCGGGCCCCAACGACTCGCTTGCGTTTTTCGACGACGTGCTCGCACTGGTCGAGTAG
- a CDS encoding Lrp/AsnC family transcriptional regulator — MDDLDREILSILRRDARTPYTEIADDVGTSEGTVRNRVEQLVEDGTIERFTVATQTGNVKAMIEIAVDVNVDHNALADTFVEWAEVDFVWEVSGEEDVVLIVDCTDTSEVNELITRARERDEVMGTKTRLILEERVG, encoded by the coding sequence ATGGACGATCTGGACAGGGAAATTCTGAGTATCCTCCGGCGCGACGCTCGCACCCCCTATACGGAGATCGCAGACGACGTCGGCACCTCCGAGGGGACCGTCCGGAATCGGGTCGAGCAGCTCGTCGAGGACGGAACCATCGAACGGTTCACCGTCGCGACCCAGACGGGTAACGTCAAGGCGATGATCGAGATCGCCGTCGACGTCAATGTCGACCACAACGCCCTCGCGGACACCTTCGTCGAGTGGGCCGAGGTCGACTTCGTCTGGGAAGTCAGCGGCGAGGAGGACGTCGTGTTGATCGTCGATTGCACCGACACCAGCGAGGTCAACGAGCTCATCACGCGGGCACGTGAACGCGACGAAGTTATGGGGACGAAGACGAGGCTGATCCTCGAGGAGCGCGTTGGATAG
- a CDS encoding NUDIX hydrolase, which yields MSTEADSTVTHENAGEDVIAVDAEDNPEDLVNRLDAHTGEGIRHRAFTALLFDQDDNILLAQRSPEKRLWDTYWDGTVASHPVEGQTQVEATRQRLEEELGVTPDQYDNLDVTDRFEYKRYYMDEGVEYEVCSVLQATLTDTSLDPDPAEVAGLMWVPYDRLYENPRWYRQLRLCPWFEIAMRRDLE from the coding sequence ATGAGTACGGAGGCAGATTCGACGGTCACTCACGAGAATGCGGGCGAAGACGTCATCGCGGTCGACGCAGAGGACAACCCTGAAGATCTCGTCAATCGGTTGGACGCCCATACCGGTGAAGGGATTCGTCACCGGGCGTTTACCGCGCTGTTGTTCGATCAGGATGACAACATTCTGCTCGCCCAGCGCTCGCCCGAGAAACGACTCTGGGACACGTACTGGGACGGGACTGTCGCCTCCCATCCCGTCGAAGGGCAGACGCAGGTCGAAGCGACTCGCCAGCGTCTCGAAGAGGAACTCGGTGTCACACCCGACCAGTATGACAACCTGGACGTGACCGACCGGTTCGAGTACAAGCGCTACTACATGGACGAGGGCGTCGAGTACGAGGTCTGTTCCGTGCTACAGGCCACGCTGACCGACACGTCCCTCGACCCTGATCCGGCCGAAGTGGCTGGCCTGATGTGGGTGCCCTACGATCGTCTCTACGAGAACCCGCGCTGGTATCGGCAACTCCGGCTATGCCCCTGGTTCGAGATTGCGATGCGACGCGATCTGGAGTGA
- a CDS encoding heavy-metal-associated domain-containing protein gives MALTITVTGMSCEHCEQTVREALQAVDGVTNATVDREAEQATVEGADDPGVLVAAVEDAGYEAEA, from the coding sequence ATGGCATTGACGATCACTGTCACCGGCATGAGCTGTGAACACTGCGAACAGACCGTTCGAGAGGCACTACAAGCCGTCGACGGGGTGACGAACGCGACAGTCGATCGCGAGGCCGAACAGGCCACCGTCGAGGGGGCGGACGACCCCGGCGTACTCGTCGCGGCTGTCGAAGACGCCGGCTACGAGGCCGAAGCCTGA
- a CDS encoding histidine kinase N-terminal 7TM domain-containing protein has translation MAAIYLAVVLFAGIIGTGVAMYALVHRETPGAGPLALLLLGAAMWSFTEGLSIAAGSAASTLFWAKLRLSITTIIPISWLLLTVEYTGRDRYLSVRQLGALLIEPIAFVLLVWTNPHQVVLRSVDIVFAGGGTGVFATRGLAYWAHVSYSHLLIALGAFLLVRLSLRTDSLFRAQSTALLASITVPVVAQAAFLFRFVPRGIDPTGVAFVATGAILTVAILRRQLLAVAAGTREHGRDEILSELEDLVFMVDEAGFVADCNQAALETLDTTADDVIGRPLETVAPTLADTLPDGAIEYHRVVPLELDGTVRKYDVQQSLIERPFGDVETRILSLRDVTDQTRREQQLDVLNRLLRHNLRNEMNVIRGHAELLAEVVDGPAVQRHVETIMGTVDTVTDRSDKVGTLTRAFDAEGAQSVDLELTLRDAIGTIQGAHPSAHIQFDPAAASGIRVNSGASIGLAFEELLHNAIEHNDADPTVRVNVEADAHDSGVTVRIADDGPGIGEQERTVIERGSETPLEHSSGIGLWLVAWIVRTVGGTITFEITDEGTTVVVRLPRGDDSSK, from the coding sequence ATGGCGGCTATCTATCTGGCAGTTGTCCTCTTCGCCGGCATCATCGGCACTGGTGTCGCGATGTACGCGCTGGTGCACCGCGAAACGCCAGGTGCCGGACCCCTCGCTCTCCTGTTGCTCGGCGCAGCGATGTGGTCGTTTACCGAAGGACTCAGTATTGCCGCCGGCAGCGCGGCGAGTACGCTATTCTGGGCCAAGCTACGGCTGTCCATCACGACGATCATCCCGATCTCCTGGCTGTTATTGACAGTCGAATACACCGGGCGCGACCGGTATTTGAGTGTGCGTCAACTGGGTGCGCTCCTGATCGAACCGATCGCGTTCGTTTTGCTCGTCTGGACGAACCCCCATCAGGTGGTGTTGCGCTCTGTTGATATCGTCTTTGCCGGCGGTGGGACAGGGGTGTTCGCGACACGGGGCCTCGCATACTGGGCACACGTGAGCTATTCGCACCTCCTGATTGCATTGGGGGCATTTCTGCTCGTCAGATTGTCGCTCCGTACGGATTCACTCTTTCGGGCCCAGAGTACGGCTCTCCTCGCATCGATCACCGTCCCGGTGGTCGCTCAGGCCGCGTTTCTCTTTCGGTTCGTGCCCCGCGGCATCGACCCAACGGGGGTTGCCTTCGTCGCGACCGGCGCGATTCTCACCGTGGCGATCTTACGCCGACAGTTACTCGCTGTCGCCGCCGGGACACGGGAACACGGCCGCGACGAAATCCTGTCCGAACTCGAGGATCTCGTGTTCATGGTTGACGAAGCAGGGTTTGTCGCCGATTGTAATCAGGCAGCCCTCGAGACGCTGGACACGACGGCTGACGATGTGATCGGTCGGCCCCTCGAGACTGTCGCGCCGACGCTCGCCGACACACTCCCCGACGGAGCGATCGAGTATCATCGCGTCGTGCCCCTCGAACTTGACGGGACTGTTCGAAAGTACGACGTTCAGCAGTCGCTCATCGAACGCCCGTTCGGCGATGTGGAGACGCGAATCCTTAGTCTCCGGGACGTCACTGATCAGACCCGTCGAGAACAGCAACTCGACGTACTCAACCGGTTGTTACGTCACAATCTGCGCAACGAGATGAACGTGATACGGGGTCACGCCGAGTTACTTGCCGAAGTGGTCGATGGACCGGCGGTCCAGCGCCACGTCGAGACGATCATGGGCACCGTCGACACAGTCACCGACCGTAGCGACAAGGTCGGGACGCTGACCCGGGCCTTCGACGCTGAGGGTGCACAATCGGTCGACCTCGAACTCACACTTCGCGACGCGATCGGGACGATCCAGGGAGCACACCCGTCGGCACACATTCAGTTCGACCCCGCAGCTGCGAGTGGGATCCGGGTCAACAGTGGGGCCTCGATCGGTCTCGCGTTCGAGGAACTGCTGCACAACGCCATCGAGCACAACGATGCCGATCCAACGGTCCGGGTCAATGTCGAGGCTGACGCTCATGACTCCGGGGTGACGGTTCGGATCGCTGACGACGGCCCTGGGATCGGCGAGCAAGAGCGTACCGTCATCGAACGTGGCAGTGAGACGCCCCTCGAACACAGCAGCGGGATCGGCCTCTGGCTCGTCGCCTGGATCGTCCGGACCGTTGGAGGGACGATCACCTTCGAAATCACTGACGAAGGGACGACTGTCGTCGTTCGGCTCCCCCGCGGTGACGATAGTTCCAAGTAG
- a CDS encoding DUF5789 family protein has protein sequence MRHSETRQLFEQTFEYPADHDTVVEQLGDVELTSPVGDVVTIRSVLERTNETAYHSADGLYTTLLGGLEDGFIGRKYYDDRGGTGMDSDMFSAETESF, from the coding sequence ATGCGCCACTCAGAAACGAGACAGCTATTCGAGCAGACCTTCGAGTATCCGGCCGATCACGACACAGTCGTCGAACAATTGGGCGATGTCGAACTGACGTCACCGGTCGGTGACGTTGTCACGATCCGGAGTGTCCTCGAGCGGACGAACGAAACCGCGTATCACTCGGCTGACGGCCTCTACACCACGCTTCTGGGCGGCCTGGAGGACGGCTTCATCGGCCGGAAGTATTACGACGACCGCGGCGGGACGGGCATGGATTCGGACATGTTCAGCGCCGAGACGGAATCGTTCTGA